The following proteins come from a genomic window of Lolium rigidum isolate FL_2022 chromosome 5, APGP_CSIRO_Lrig_0.1, whole genome shotgun sequence:
- the LOC124654513 gene encoding uncharacterized protein LOC124654513 produces the protein MSKRRWQGLANCHHRSGSKTEHKSLYLVLDDWHRGFTIRKLDADSPDLSTPPVVRLVSPAFNHAMDFAALNSNIIATSNQYTATVVFDTETSSLAMGNPLPDSLLNTVNYFFTDGQVLFAFAYDFMLRPQSFEILTTTKDDINSLCPSTDWSWKSMPAPFAKDERIQSYALHPDGHTIFVSSYSSRVRRGTFSFDTKNHEWRRHGDWMLPFNLQGYFDAQLDAWVGLHRDGYICSCQVPSLGSSCSTLQEPNWKMAKEHKMWSPQRQLAIGRGATLTYMGNSRFFLVDCVAADGLEFQDAFGYSCGCVLNMTTFRLRYDREGNLQIKDRNTTSCPVSKQLSSFSPVAFWM, from the coding sequence ATGTCTAAGCGACGATGGCAGGGTCTGGCCAACTGCCATCACCGCAGCGGCAGCAAGACTGAGCACAAGAGCCTATATCTGGTTCTAGATGACTGGCACAGGGGCTTCACCATCCGCAAGCTTGACGCTGACAGCCCTGACCTAAGCACCCCCCCTGTCGTCCGGCTAGTGTCACCTGCCTTTAATCATGCCATGGATTTTGCAGCACTGAACAGCAACATCATAGCTACTAGCAACCAATATACTGCAACCGTGGTCTTCGACACCGAAACTTCTTCTTTGGCAATGGGAAATCCCCTCCCTGATTCACTTCTCAATACCGTCAACTACTTTTTTACCGACGGTCAAGTGCTGTTTGCGTTTGCCTACGACTTCATGTTGCGGCCTCAATCCTTTGAAATCCTCACCACCACCAAGGATGACATCAACTCTTTGTGCCCAAGCACTGACTGGTCCTGGAAAAGCATGCCGGCACCCTTCGCCAAGGATGAAAGGATCCAATCCTACGCCCTTCACCCAGACGGACACACCATATTTGTGTCCTCTTACAGCAGCCGTGTCCGCCGTGGCACCTTCTCCTTTGACACCAAGAACCATGAGTGGAGGCGTCATGGGGATTGGATGTTGCCTTTCAATCTCCAAGGCTACTTCGACGCCCAACTAGATGCATGGGTTGGGCTACACCGAGATGGCTACATCTGCTCCTGCCAAGTTCCCTCCCTCGGCAGTAGCTGCAGCACATTGCAAGAGCCCAACTGGAAGATGGCCAAGGAGCACAAGATGTGGAGCCCACAGCGTCAGTTGGCTATAGGGCGAGGGGCTACTCTCACCTACATGGGCAACTCCAGGTTTTTCCTTGTTGATTGTGTGGCGGCTGATGGTTTAGAGTTCCAGGATGCTTTTGGTTACTCTTGTGGCTGCGTGCTCAACATGACCACGTTTCGTCTCAGGTACGATCGTGAGGGCAATCTGCAAATCAAAGACAGGAACACTACCTCTTGTCCTGTGTCTAAGCAACTCTCATCGTTCTCCCCGGTGGCATTCTGGATGTAG